AAAATCCACTATATTAACCTCACTTCACGAATCTTCTTTTTGTTTATTTTTTTATAATCCCATAAAAAAAATTTTTATCCTACGCGTTTATTTAATATTGTAGCTTATTTATGTAAAGTTTTGTAAACAACACAGGGGGAAACTGTCAATTTCCCTTTTTTAGAGACCTTATAACATCTGGATTCAAAAATTATTTAAAGAAAAATAGAGTGAAAAACGATGCAAAATATTTCATTTAAAGGTGTTGTTAGAATCCCTACACCTAATAGTCAAAACGATTCTAAAATACAATCTGCTTATTATGACGCAATTAATCATCCAAACCTCGGATGTATGGAAATAAAAAAGAATGAAATTGTTGTGCGTTTTTATGAAGACAGTGTAAAAGATGGAAAAGAAAAAAAATTCTTGGACGAGTTAAATAAAATAGGGGTGGATTATTGTCATTTAAAAAATGATGCGTTGAAATATAAAGATGGAATATATCCTGAAGCAGAGCAATTTGAAAAAGCAAATATATGGACTGCTTAAAATATTTTTGATTTTAACAAAACAGCTTCTAAGGAACAGGGTCATATCCGCCAGGATTAAACGGATGGCATCTTACAATTCTTTTAATCCCCAAAAAAATTCCTTTTAACAGTCCGTATTTTAATATTGACTGTTTTGTATATTCCGAGCATGTCGGGTAAAACCGACAATTTTTCGGAAAAAATCCTGATATTCTCTGATATATTTTTATAAGTAAAATTGCTATTCTTTTCATGTTTTTCTTTTTTTTATTACTTAATGACTTGAATTGCTGAATAAATTTTCGCGTCATTGCGAGGAGAGGCTTTAGACTCGACGCGGCAATCCATTTTGTTTTTTATAGATTGCTTCGCTACACTCGCAATAACGATTTTGACGATTTAGTAATTCCAGTTTAATAATATTATACAGTAAAAGCATTTTTTTATTTATAAAAGAGGCTAATCGCCACTTAAATCAAGCGTTTAATCTCTTTTTACATAAAGATACCTTATAAATTAAATCTTTTAGCAGCTTTTTTAAAACAATCTATAACACCGGCATGCACTTGATTATAATCCGCTTCAAGAATAGGAATACGCGCTAGAAAAATCAAAAATTCATAATTTTTCAACAAAAATTCATCGGTTTTTCTGATATTTCTATAAGTTTCACGCATAAGCCTTTTAGCTCTATTTCTTTTAACGGCTCTCTTATGAACTTTTTTGCCTACAACAAAACCTACTTTTGTCGGGATAGACGGATCTGCCTTTTTTCTTCCCACATATAAAATAAGCAGAGGATTTGCAACTGACCTTTTCAGGTTGTAAATAGTTGAAAATTCTCTGCTTGTTTTTAATCTTTCATCTTTTGGCAGCACTATTTTTATACCGATTATCATTCCTGGTTTAGATTTCTGTTTTCGGGACGGAACTATATTTTTTTACAAATCTTCAATATTTTCCCGAGAACAAACTCAAATAAGGACTAAGCCCTTTTTTTAAGCTGAATACCAAGTTTATGACGACCTCTTCTTCTTCTTGATTTAATAACATTTCTGCCTTCAGAAGAACTCATTCTTATTAAAAAGCCGCTTACGCGCTGTCTTTTTCTTTTTGTACCTTCAAGTGTACGTTTACTCATTGCTAATTGCTCCTTATATATTTTAATATTGTTAATTTTTCAATCGTAAATTCATTTAATCATGATAATAAAAAATAATAAAGATTAATTTACAAAGTTTACAGCGACTTTAAAATTAGTTATAAAATAAGTAGAATTATTTGAATTTAGAAATGATGCATAATTTATAAAAAAGGAGATTTTCATGGCAATTAATAAAAAAATAGGCTTCATTGGCGCAGGAACAATGGCAAAAGCAATAATAAAAGGTTTATTAAATTCCGGAGCTGTCCCTTCAGAAAACATTATGGCTTCCGAAGTTTCTGAAGAATTGGCTAAACAAGCTTCTGCTGTTCTTGGAATCAATGTTATTACCGACAACAAAGAAGTTACAAAAAATTCTGACATAGTATTCCTATGTATAAAGCCTTATGGAGTTATAGAATCCGTTTTATACGAAATAAAAGACTTTATTACCCCTGAGAAACTTGTTGTTTCAATAGCAGCAGGCGTAAGCACTGATTTTATTGAAGACACACTGAGCCGTAAAACTCATGTAATCAGAGTAATGCCAAACACTCCCGCAGTTGTCAACGAAGGAATGTCTGCAATCGCTAAAGGTCGTCATGCAACTGATGAACAGGCTGATTTAGTGCTTGAATTATTTAAAAGCATTGGAAGAGCCATCAGAGTGCCTGAGAGGCTTATTAATACCGTAACCGGCATTAGCGGCAGCGGTCCTGCTTTTATTTTTCTGATAATAGAGGCTCTTGCTGACGGTGGAGTCAGACTTGGATTGACAAAACAGGCAGCCCTAGAACTTGCAGCCCAAACATGTTTAGGTGCTGCAAAAATGGTTCTTGAAACAGGCAAACATCCCTCTGTACTCAAAGACGAAGTTACAACACCTGGCGGCTGTACAATAGCAGGCTTGTTGGTAATGGAAGAGGAAAAAGTAAGAGCAGCCATGTCCAAAACTGTTATAGAAACTGCTCATGCCGCTTCTGGTTTGGGAAAATAAGATAATTGAAAACAACTTACAAAAAGGTCTTTCATGGAAGTATTCAAAGAAAATTCGGAAAACACAACTGATTTAAACACTTTTTATGAGTTTCTTTCCGAATACATAGAATATTTGTTTATAGAAAGAGGTCTTTCTCCTAATACAG
The genomic region above belongs to bacterium and contains:
- the yidD gene encoding membrane protein insertion efficiency factor YidD, which translates into the protein MKRIAILLIKIYQRISGFFPKNCRFYPTCSEYTKQSILKYGLLKGIFLGIKRIVRCHPFNPGGYDPVP
- the rnpA gene encoding ribonuclease P protein component is translated as MIIGIKIVLPKDERLKTSREFSTIYNLKRSVANPLLILYVGRKKADPSIPTKVGFVVGKKVHKRAVKRNRAKRLMRETYRNIRKTDEFLLKNYEFLIFLARIPILEADYNQVHAGVIDCFKKAAKRFNL
- the rpmH gene encoding 50S ribosomal protein L34, with amino-acid sequence MSKRTLEGTKRKRQRVSGFLIRMSSSEGRNVIKSRRRRGRHKLGIQLKKRA
- the proC gene encoding pyrroline-5-carboxylate reductase, coding for MAINKKIGFIGAGTMAKAIIKGLLNSGAVPSENIMASEVSEELAKQASAVLGINVITDNKEVTKNSDIVFLCIKPYGVIESVLYEIKDFITPEKLVVSIAAGVSTDFIEDTLSRKTHVIRVMPNTPAVVNEGMSAIAKGRHATDEQADLVLELFKSIGRAIRVPERLINTVTGISGSGPAFIFLIIEALADGGVRLGLTKQAALELAAQTCLGAAKMVLETGKHPSVLKDEVTTPGGCTIAGLLVMEEEKVRAAMSKTVIETAHAASGLGK